A stretch of Christensenellaceae bacterium DNA encodes these proteins:
- a CDS encoding ribosomal RNA small subunit methyltransferase B encodes MNARQVALDVLSDVLKKQSYLNLELKRVLKPSWPLEDRRFITALVNTTIENLCRIDYILRQFTAGKRLHTVIRNILRLGVCQLAFFESVPVSAAVNESVKLAAGSNKPQLKGFVNAVLRNISKNLGKITYPDRKKDTAGFFHVFYSYPKWLCEKYIADYGSDFTEQMLSYSADPSLTCIRVHNRERFCATDQFLPAKYSQDAYYIKNASDIENMPMFTDGTITVQGEASMLCVQAARIGGKSNVLDACAAPGGKSAYAALLAEDGHVTAMELHGHRAELIRKTFDRLHVRNADICVADASRYEEDLKERYDVVMVDAPCSALGLLYRKADIKIFKNETDIAGLVNIQRKLLDTCCQYVKTGGTLFYSTCTIDRQENEENVQWFLDNHADFFGAELKDSLPDKLKPYAKKHALQLFPHRDGIDGFFMARLQKK; translated from the coding sequence TTGAATGCCAGACAGGTAGCGCTGGATGTATTATCCGATGTGCTGAAAAAACAAAGTTATTTGAATCTTGAATTGAAACGCGTACTGAAACCGTCGTGGCCCCTTGAGGATAGACGGTTTATTACCGCACTCGTTAATACGACGATAGAAAACCTCTGCCGGATCGATTATATCCTGCGGCAATTTACCGCAGGGAAGAGATTGCATACGGTCATCAGGAATATTTTACGGCTGGGCGTATGCCAACTGGCTTTTTTTGAGTCCGTGCCTGTATCGGCGGCAGTCAATGAAAGCGTTAAACTGGCCGCCGGCAGCAATAAGCCGCAGCTTAAAGGCTTTGTCAACGCTGTACTGCGCAATATCTCCAAAAATCTGGGAAAAATCACCTATCCAGACCGTAAAAAAGATACGGCCGGTTTTTTTCATGTTTTTTATAGCTACCCCAAATGGCTGTGCGAAAAATATATCGCAGATTATGGAAGTGATTTTACGGAGCAGATGCTTTCTTATAGCGCGGATCCTTCGCTTACATGTATCCGTGTCCATAATCGGGAGCGGTTTTGCGCGACAGATCAATTTTTGCCCGCAAAATACAGTCAGGACGCTTATTATATCAAAAACGCATCCGACATCGAAAATATGCCGATGTTTACGGATGGGACCATCACCGTTCAGGGAGAGGCGTCTATGCTGTGCGTACAGGCCGCCCGTATCGGCGGGAAAAGCAATGTGCTCGACGCATGCGCAGCCCCCGGCGGGAAAAGCGCATATGCCGCACTGCTGGCAGAGGACGGGCATGTAACGGCTATGGAACTGCATGGACACCGCGCGGAACTGATCCGGAAAACTTTTGACAGGCTGCACGTCCGCAATGCGGATATTTGTGTGGCCGACGCGTCGCGCTACGAAGAAGACTTAAAGGAACGATACGATGTCGTCATGGTCGATGCGCCGTGTTCCGCTTTAGGGCTTTTGTACCGCAAGGCGGACATCAAAATATTCAAAAACGAAACGGATATTGCAGGGCTGGTCAATATACAAAGAAAGCTGCTGGATACCTGCTGCCAATATGTTAAAACCGGCGGTACGCTTTTTTATTCCACCTGCACCATCGACCGGCAGGAAAATGAAGAGAATGTGCAATGGTTTTTAGATAATCATGCGGATTTTTTTGGCGCGGAACTTAAAGACTCCTTGCCGGATAAGCTAAAACCATATGCGAAAAAACATGCTTTGCAGTTGTTTCCGCATCGTGACGGAATCGACGGATTTTTTATGGCGAGGCTGCAAAAGAAATGA
- the def_1 gene encoding peptide deformylase — MATRTILEGDNPRLRKISRPVGNINQRILDLLDDMAQTMYEARGVGLAAPQVGVLRRVVVIDVGEGLIELINPEIVSAEGTQREEEGCLSLPDDTGYVIRPQKVVVKALDRSGEEREYTGEGLLARAFAHEIDHLDGVLFTDKMVERIIDDDHDGEQDEHEAEL; from the coding sequence GTGGCTACAAGAACAATATTGGAAGGGGATAACCCAAGATTAAGAAAAATTTCCAGGCCGGTCGGCAATATCAACCAGAGAATATTGGACCTGCTTGACGATATGGCACAGACAATGTATGAGGCGCGGGGCGTAGGTCTTGCCGCGCCGCAGGTAGGCGTTCTGAGGCGCGTCGTTGTGATCGACGTGGGGGAAGGGCTGATTGAACTGATCAATCCCGAGATCGTGAGCGCGGAGGGTACGCAGAGAGAAGAAGAAGGCTGTCTTTCCTTGCCGGACGATACAGGCTATGTAATCCGGCCGCAAAAGGTTGTTGTCAAGGCTCTTGACCGCAGCGGCGAAGAAAGGGAATATACGGGCGAAGGGCTGTTGGCGCGTGCATTTGCACATGAAATAGACCATCTGGACGGCGTATTGTTTACGGATAAAATGGTAGAACGTATCATAGACGACGATCACGACGGAGAACAGGACGAGCATGAAGCAGAACTTTAA
- the gatB gene encoding aspartyl/glutamyl-tRNA(Asn/Gln) amidotransferase subunit B: MAMKYETVIGLEVHVEMATETKIFCACKNQFGSAPNTNVCPVCLSMPGTLPVLNEQAVEYGVRAGLSLGCEIPNFSKLDRKGYFYPDLAKAYQISQFDYPLCSHGEVELNVDGEKHRIGITRIHIEEDAGKLVHQGTESLVDYNRGGVPLMEIVTDPDFRNAAQVKAFLDTVRANMEYIGVSDCKMEEGSMRCDINISVRPQGETEYGTRTELKNINSISAAQRAIEYESKRHIEVIEDGGSIVQETRRWDDAKGKTFPMRDKEEAHDYRYFPDPDLVPVYLTDERIADIKAALPELPAAKRARYVAEFGLPEYNAEILTMSKYTARLFEECVAIYPEAKAISNYIMVDLARLLNENNIEPKDIPVTAKGLTDVLKLVQDGVINSSVGKQVFEEMFKTGKDPAQIVEEKGLKQIDNADEILSLVQQIIRDNPKPVADYKGGNAKAMTFFVGQVMKATKGKANPKTVNELVKAELDKA, from the coding sequence ATGGCGATGAAATATGAAACAGTAATAGGCCTTGAAGTGCATGTGGAAATGGCGACGGAGACAAAAATATTCTGCGCATGCAAAAACCAGTTTGGTTCCGCGCCCAATACCAACGTTTGTCCGGTGTGCCTTTCCATGCCGGGAACGCTCCCCGTGCTCAATGAACAGGCGGTTGAATACGGTGTACGCGCCGGATTATCCTTAGGTTGTGAAATACCAAATTTTTCTAAGCTGGACAGAAAAGGATATTTCTATCCGGATCTTGCCAAAGCATATCAAATATCCCAGTTCGATTATCCGTTGTGCTCGCATGGCGAGGTCGAACTTAATGTAGACGGGGAAAAACACAGGATCGGCATCACGCGGATCCATATCGAAGAGGATGCGGGCAAGCTCGTGCATCAGGGTACGGAAAGCCTCGTGGATTATAACCGTGGCGGCGTACCATTGATGGAGATCGTCACGGACCCCGATTTTCGGAATGCCGCGCAGGTTAAGGCGTTTTTGGATACGGTGCGGGCGAATATGGAATATATCGGCGTTTCGGACTGCAAAATGGAAGAGGGGTCTATGCGTTGTGATATTAATATTTCAGTGCGTCCGCAGGGAGAGACGGAATACGGTACGCGCACAGAACTCAAAAATATCAACAGTATCTCGGCGGCGCAGCGCGCCATCGAATATGAATCCAAGCGGCATATCGAGGTCATAGAGGACGGCGGCAGCATAGTGCAGGAGACCCGTCGCTGGGATGATGCCAAGGGCAAGACGTTTCCTATGCGCGACAAGGAAGAAGCGCATGATTACAGGTATTTCCCCGATCCGGACCTGGTCCCCGTGTATTTGACGGACGAGCGGATTGCGGATATTAAGGCGGCCTTGCCGGAACTGCCTGCGGCCAAAAGGGCGCGGTACGTCGCGGAGTTCGGACTGCCGGAATATAATGCGGAGATCCTCACTATGTCTAAATACACGGCAAGGCTGTTTGAGGAATGCGTGGCGATTTATCCGGAAGCAAAAGCGATCAGCAATTACATTATGGTCGATCTTGCGCGGTTATTGAATGAAAACAATATCGAACCAAAAGACATACCGGTTACCGCGAAAGGCCTGACGGATGTACTCAAGCTTGTTCAGGACGGAGTAATCAATTCGAGCGTAGGCAAGCAGGTTTTTGAAGAAATGTTCAAAACAGGAAAGGATCCGGCGCAGATCGTAGAAGAAAAAGGCCTGAAACAGATCGATAATGCGGATGAAATCCTTTCGCTTGTGCAGCAGATCATCAGGGATAATCCCAAGCCGGTCGCGGATTATAAGGGTGGAAATGCGAAAGCTATGACCTTTTTTGTCGGACAGGTTATGAAAGCGACTAAGGGAAAAGCAAACCCCAAGACAGTCAACGAATTGGTGAAAGCGGAGCTTGATAAAGCATGA
- the coaBC gene encoding putative coenzyme A biosynthesis bifunctional protein CoaBC, with the protein MLDGKNVLLGVTGGIAVYKSAYVVSGLKKAGANVDVIMTDAATKFVSPLTFETLSANPVTTDMFSREKPWEVEHIALAQKADLAVIAPATANTIAKLACGIADNMLTTTILACTCKTVIAPAMNTAMYENIATQVNLQILKDRGYMILPPADGQLACGTTGAGRMREPWEIIDFLQETTKEESLQLAGKKVLITAGPTREAIDPVRYITNRSSGKMGYALARNACLMGAEVMLVSGPVGITPPAGVSVYPVESAQQMYEQVVALKDGADIIIMCAAVADYTPEVCEEHKMKKRETLCLNLVKTRDILAEVGKNKKAYLVGFAAETRNLEEYAKEKLIKKNLDMIVANDVSGSQTGFDSDDNAVSIYTPDDGAVHLSKRNKNNIAVGIMEEIIKHLK; encoded by the coding sequence ATGCTGGACGGTAAAAACGTGCTGCTCGGAGTGACGGGCGGCATTGCTGTATATAAAAGCGCATATGTAGTAAGCGGTCTCAAAAAAGCGGGCGCGAACGTGGATGTGATCATGACGGATGCGGCCACGAAGTTTGTGTCGCCGCTTACCTTTGAAACCTTAAGCGCCAACCCTGTAACTACAGATATGTTTTCGCGCGAAAAGCCGTGGGAGGTGGAGCATATAGCTCTGGCCCAAAAAGCGGACCTCGCAGTCATTGCGCCTGCAACGGCTAATACGATCGCGAAGCTTGCCTGCGGTATTGCCGATAATATGCTGACAACGACAATTTTGGCATGTACCTGTAAGACCGTCATCGCACCGGCCATGAATACGGCGATGTATGAAAATATTGCGACGCAGGTCAACCTGCAGATTCTAAAAGACAGGGGATATATGATTCTTCCTCCGGCAGACGGCCAGCTTGCCTGCGGGACAACGGGCGCAGGGCGCATGAGAGAGCCTTGGGAAATCATTGATTTTTTACAGGAAACCACCAAGGAAGAATCTTTGCAGCTCGCCGGTAAAAAGGTCCTGATTACGGCAGGTCCAACGCGCGAGGCGATCGATCCTGTTCGCTATATTACCAATCGCTCTTCCGGTAAAATGGGTTATGCGCTTGCGAGAAACGCTTGCCTGATGGGGGCGGAGGTCATGCTGGTATCTGGTCCTGTCGGGATAACGCCGCCGGCCGGAGTGTCGGTATATCCGGTTGAAAGCGCACAGCAGATGTACGAGCAGGTTGTGGCTCTTAAAGATGGAGCGGACATCATTATTATGTGCGCAGCCGTGGCGGATTATACGCCGGAGGTATGCGAGGAACACAAAATGAAGAAGCGGGAAACGCTTTGTTTAAATTTGGTCAAGACGCGCGACATCCTCGCCGAAGTAGGAAAAAATAAAAAAGCATATCTAGTGGGCTTTGCTGCCGAAACCCGCAACCTTGAAGAATATGCGAAAGAGAAGCTTATAAAGAAAAACCTGGACATGATTGTCGCCAACGACGTATCCGGATCGCAGACCGGTTTTGACAGCGATGACAATGCCGTTTCGATTTATACGCCTGATGACGGTGCGGTGCATTTATCAAAAAGGAATAAAAACAATATTGCCGTCGGTATCATGGAAGAAATTATAAAACATCTCAAGTAA
- a CDS encoding UPF0296 protein encodes MSIKLINIGFGNIVSANRLIAIVSPESAPIKRIISEARAKGMLIDATYGRRTRAVVIMDSDHVVLSAVQPETVAHRIVSKDDDQDD; translated from the coding sequence ATGTCAATTAAATTAATTAATATAGGATTTGGAAATATTGTTTCGGCGAACCGCCTGATTGCGATTGTGAGTCCGGAATCCGCGCCGATCAAGCGCATTATTTCGGAGGCGCGTGCAAAGGGGATGCTGATTGACGCAACTTATGGAAGAAGGACGCGGGCGGTTGTTATAATGGACAGCGATCATGTCGTGTTATCTGCGGTGCAGCCGGAGACGGTGGCTCACAGGATCGTTTCCAAGGACGACGACCAGGACGACTGA
- the gmk gene encoding guanylate kinase: MEKEKGKLIVISGPSGCGKGTIVERLLQKDADIELSISCTTRLPRSGEQDGVNYFFKTHEEFQKMIKDHAFLEYADVFGKCYGTPKEYVLGKLNQGKSVILEIDVQGAMQVVKNYPQAVTIFILPPSEEILLKRLRGRGTETDEQIEKRFGKARAEMEYAQQYGYRVVNDDLDVAVDEVRDIIDQARAQA, encoded by the coding sequence ATGGAAAAAGAAAAAGGGAAACTAATCGTCATCTCAGGGCCCTCCGGATGTGGAAAAGGGACGATCGTTGAGCGGTTGCTTCAAAAAGATGCGGATATTGAACTTTCCATATCCTGTACTACACGGCTTCCGCGCAGCGGCGAGCAGGACGGTGTGAATTACTTCTTTAAAACACATGAAGAATTTCAGAAGATGATAAAAGACCACGCTTTTCTGGAATACGCTGATGTGTTCGGAAAATGTTACGGCACGCCCAAAGAATATGTGCTGGGTAAACTGAACCAAGGAAAAAGCGTGATTCTGGAAATCGACGTACAGGGCGCGATGCAGGTTGTTAAAAATTATCCGCAGGCAGTCACCATCTTTATCCTGCCGCCTTCGGAGGAGATTTTGCTAAAACGTCTGCGGGGGCGTGGTACAGAAACCGACGAGCAGATCGAAAAGCGGTTCGGCAAGGCTAGAGCTGAGATGGAATACGCGCAGCAATACGGATACAGGGTTGTAAACGACGACCTTGACGTAGCTGTCGATGAAGTCAGGGATATTATTGATCAGGCGCGTGCACAGGCATAA
- the priA gene encoding primosomal protein N', with translation MYAKVIVDIAHTQVDRVFEYLVPQQMNIAPGMRVSVPFGKSKTTDGIVIGLCETPEFPAEKIKPIYRPLEDFCALTKEQIALAEFIKEKYNTTLATALRFMIPAQLRGAKVGAKTQNTVRLILAGSDLEAAERTLYKPDGAVKFSRQAEVLERLKECGRLPLKELHASAVHALERKGIVCVEKEGIQRVPFQKDVEQIKDYILTDTQQAILDTIRTSKSKSFLLHGVTGSGKTEIYIRTIRDALKDGKTAIMLVPEIALTPQTYRFLKQRFSEDIAVFHSGLSAGERYDEWMKVKRGSARIVLGARSAVFAPVENLGVIIIDEEHETSYKADNYPKYTAHEIAQKRCELNGARLILGSATPQIETYYRALQGGFQILKMPERLFDLKLPQVDIVDMRAELRAGNRTAISGMLYEALREVLRQKKQAMLFLNRRGYSTFVMCRSCGYVVKCDSCDVTMTYHKASDILKCHYCGKTKTPGQVCPECGKPHLKYFGVGTQQIEEQLKELFPKARILRMDLDTTTTKDAHMKIFEDFAAHNADILIGTQMITKGFDFENVTLSAVLAADTMLNIPDYRSAERTFSHITQIAGRSGRKEAGKVILQTYNPDHYAVRYASRHDYDGFYDYEIRMRETAMLPPFSTYVQIQFSGERQEQVIDAVKEFIHKLKSVLLPHKHGIISIRAAEAAIRRIRNMERYNILIHLKNDEDDLVRLIYKVFNEFSYHNVLIGIDINPVNMA, from the coding sequence GTGTACGCAAAAGTGATCGTTGATATTGCACATACCCAGGTCGACAGGGTATTTGAGTATCTAGTTCCGCAGCAAATGAATATTGCGCCGGGGATGCGCGTAAGCGTGCCCTTTGGAAAAAGCAAAACAACCGATGGGATTGTGATCGGCCTTTGTGAAACACCTGAATTTCCGGCGGAAAAAATCAAGCCCATTTATCGTCCGCTCGAGGATTTCTGCGCGCTTACCAAAGAACAGATCGCGTTGGCTGAATTCATTAAAGAAAAGTATAATACGACGCTGGCAACGGCACTGCGTTTTATGATTCCCGCACAATTGCGCGGAGCAAAGGTCGGCGCAAAGACACAAAATACCGTTCGGCTGATCCTGGCGGGTTCCGATCTTGAAGCGGCCGAGCGGACTCTTTACAAGCCGGACGGCGCGGTAAAATTTTCAAGGCAGGCTGAAGTCCTCGAAAGGCTGAAAGAATGCGGCAGGCTTCCCCTAAAGGAGCTGCATGCCTCTGCGGTTCACGCCTTGGAGCGAAAAGGGATCGTCTGTGTGGAAAAGGAAGGAATACAGCGCGTTCCTTTCCAAAAAGATGTAGAGCAAATCAAGGATTATATCCTGACAGATACACAGCAGGCAATTCTGGATACGATCCGCACTTCCAAAAGCAAGTCTTTTCTGCTGCATGGCGTAACGGGAAGCGGCAAAACCGAGATTTATATTCGCACTATCCGCGATGCGCTTAAGGATGGCAAAACCGCGATTATGCTTGTACCGGAGATAGCTTTAACGCCGCAGACATACCGTTTTTTAAAGCAGCGTTTTTCCGAGGATATTGCTGTTTTCCATTCGGGCCTTTCGGCCGGTGAACGCTATGACGAGTGGATGAAAGTAAAACGTGGCAGCGCGCGGATCGTGCTGGGGGCTCGCAGCGCGGTATTTGCGCCTGTGGAGAATCTGGGCGTGATTATTATCGACGAAGAGCATGAAACGAGCTATAAGGCAGATAATTATCCAAAATACACAGCGCATGAAATCGCTCAAAAACGTTGCGAGTTAAACGGAGCGCGCCTGATCCTTGGCAGCGCGACCCCGCAGATTGAAACATATTATCGTGCACTACAAGGCGGGTTTCAGATTTTGAAAATGCCAGAACGCCTGTTTGATTTAAAGCTGCCGCAAGTGGACATCGTAGATATGCGCGCAGAGCTGCGCGCGGGTAACCGCACGGCTATCAGCGGAATGCTTTACGAGGCGCTTCGCGAGGTGCTGCGGCAAAAAAAACAGGCGATGCTGTTTTTAAACCGGCGGGGATATTCGACTTTTGTCATGTGCCGCTCGTGCGGATATGTGGTAAAATGCGACAGTTGCGATGTAACGATGACTTATCATAAGGCAAGCGATATATTAAAATGCCATTATTGCGGTAAAACAAAAACGCCCGGACAGGTCTGTCCGGAATGCGGCAAGCCGCATCTCAAATATTTCGGAGTGGGAACGCAGCAAATCGAAGAACAGTTAAAGGAACTGTTTCCTAAGGCGCGCATTTTGCGGATGGACCTAGATACGACGACGACCAAGGATGCGCACATGAAGATATTCGAGGATTTTGCGGCGCATAATGCGGATATTTTGATTGGTACGCAGATGATCACCAAGGGCTTCGACTTTGAAAACGTTACTTTGTCGGCGGTACTGGCGGCGGACACCATGCTCAATATCCCCGATTACCGCAGCGCGGAACGAACCTTTTCCCATATCACGCAAATCGCGGGGAGATCCGGCCGCAAGGAAGCGGGAAAGGTGATTTTGCAAACGTACAATCCCGATCACTATGCGGTACGCTATGCAAGCCGCCACGATTATGACGGATTTTATGATTACGAGATAAGAATGCGTGAAACGGCGATGTTGCCGCCGTTTTCAACATACGTGCAAATACAGTTTTCCGGCGAAAGACAGGAGCAGGTCATCGATGCGGTCAAAGAATTCATACATAAATTAAAATCCGTGTTATTGCCGCATAAACATGGTATAATAAGTATCAGGGCGGCGGAGGCCGCAATCAGACGAATCCGGAATATGGAACGGTATAATATACTCATTCACCTCAAAAATGACGAGGATGATTTGGTTCGCCTGATTTATAAAGTTTTTAATGAGTTTTCATATCATAACGTGCTTATCGGGATTGACATCAATCCGGTAAACATGGCTTAA
- the fmt gene encoding methionyl-tRNA formyltransferase — MKQNFKIVFMGTPDFAVPILQMLIDEEYDVAAVFTQPDRKAGRGHKQAPPPVKILAQTAGIPVYQFEKVSGEQGVAALKAIEPDLMITAAYGHILTQEILDIPSMGCINVHASLLPKLRGAAPIQWAIINGETKTGVTTMYTVRALDAGDILEQAETDIADDMTAGQLYIRLSELGARVLKRTLEKLQAGTLKRTPQREEDATYFPMFKKGFGEIDFSRTSYEIVNFIRGINPAPGAYAMYGEEKIKIFRASAGDYAGTEKCGTVIFANDKQGLGVKTGDGLILLEEIQRQGARRMPAKDSLRGKKIESGYRFQAKRMGNND; from the coding sequence ATGAAGCAGAACTTTAAGATCGTATTTATGGGGACGCCGGATTTCGCCGTTCCCATTTTACAAATGCTGATAGACGAAGAATATGACGTCGCTGCGGTGTTCACGCAGCCGGACCGAAAGGCAGGCAGAGGACATAAACAGGCGCCGCCGCCTGTGAAAATTTTAGCGCAAACGGCTGGCATACCGGTGTACCAATTTGAAAAAGTAAGCGGCGAGCAAGGCGTGGCGGCCCTAAAGGCCATAGAGCCCGACCTGATGATAACGGCGGCATACGGGCATATCCTGACACAGGAAATTTTGGATATTCCGTCGATGGGCTGTATCAACGTACATGCATCCCTGCTACCCAAGCTGCGCGGCGCGGCGCCGATTCAGTGGGCGATCATCAACGGAGAGACAAAAACGGGTGTTACGACCATGTATACGGTGCGCGCGCTTGACGCCGGAGATATTTTGGAACAGGCTGAAACGGATATTGCGGACGATATGACTGCCGGACAGCTTTATATACGGTTGAGTGAATTGGGAGCGCGGGTATTAAAGCGAACGCTTGAAAAACTGCAGGCCGGTACGCTTAAGAGAACACCGCAAAGAGAAGAGGATGCGACTTATTTCCCAATGTTCAAAAAAGGATTTGGGGAGATTGATTTTTCCAGGACATCCTATGAGATTGTAAATTTTATCCGTGGCATAAATCCCGCGCCCGGCGCTTATGCTATGTACGGCGAAGAAAAGATCAAGATTTTTCGCGCTTCGGCAGGCGATTATGCTGGAACTGAAAAATGCGGAACTGTAATTTTTGCGAATGACAAGCAGGGATTAGGCGTCAAAACGGGCGACGGACTTATTCTTCTTGAAGAAATACAGAGGCAGGGCGCAAGGCGCATGCCGGCGAAAGACAGCTTGCGCGGCAAAAAAATCGAAAGCGGATACCGGTTTCAGGCCAAAAGAATGGGGAACAATGATTGA
- a CDS encoding hydrogenase: MKQGKLTNDQLKRIIIDKIAPKNAETVLGAGVGEDCCAIKAGEDLCVVSTDPITASNEQTGTLAIHINANDIAAAGARPIAALVTLLIPPSSSEKKVSRVMQQMIDTADSLGIDIIGGHTEVTDSVNRLVASVTMIGKPVLKGRIFKTADMKPGEDIIMTKYAGLEGTSIIASDFADELQSELTGDDERQLTEIGHSLSVVLDGTTAAAVDGVSAMHDVTEGGLIGAICEMCMASGTGADIDFSKVPVYPVTRKICVRYGIDVLGLISSGSMIITARDGAMVVDALEKAGVRATMIGTVTQAGVCDVSCGARQEITPYRADELYKVLER, translated from the coding sequence ATGAAGCAGGGAAAGTTAACGAACGACCAGCTTAAAAGGATCATTATCGACAAGATCGCACCTAAAAATGCGGAAACGGTTTTGGGCGCGGGCGTGGGCGAAGATTGCTGCGCCATCAAAGCCGGTGAGGATTTATGCGTGGTTTCGACCGACCCGATTACCGCCTCTAACGAACAGACAGGAACGCTTGCGATCCATATCAACGCAAATGATATTGCGGCGGCGGGGGCGCGCCCGATCGCGGCGCTGGTAACGCTGCTGATTCCGCCGTCGTCAAGCGAAAAAAAGGTCAGTCGGGTGATGCAGCAAATGATCGATACGGCAGATAGCCTAGGTATCGATATTATCGGCGGGCACACCGAGGTAACGGACAGCGTAAACAGGCTTGTCGCTTCGGTGACGATGATAGGAAAACCCGTTTTAAAAGGGCGTATATTCAAAACGGCGGATATGAAGCCTGGTGAAGACATCATCATGACAAAATACGCGGGACTGGAGGGGACCAGTATTATCGCGAGCGATTTTGCCGATGAACTGCAATCCGAACTGACAGGGGACGACGAGCGGCAGCTTACGGAAATCGGTCATTCACTGAGCGTCGTTTTAGACGGTACGACCGCTGCTGCGGTGGACGGCGTTTCGGCGATGCATGATGTCACGGAAGGCGGCCTGATCGGCGCTATTTGCGAAATGTGTATGGCCTCGGGAACAGGCGCCGATATTGATTTTTCCAAGGTTCCCGTCTATCCGGTGACCCGCAAAATATGCGTTCGATACGGGATTGATGTGCTGGGACTGATTTCCAGCGGCAGTATGATTATCACGGCAAGGGATGGCGCCATGGTCGTGGATGCTCTTGAAAAGGCCGGCGTCCGTGCGACAATGATCGGCACGGTGACACAGGCGGGCGTATGCGACGTTTCTTGCGGAGCGCGGCAGGAAATTACGCCGTATCGCGCGGATGAACTATATAAAGTACTGGAAAGATAG
- the rlmN_1 gene encoding putative dual-specificity RNA methyltransferase RlmN: MKNLLDYSLTELQELLKEFNEKPFRSKQVMRWLAQGKRFDEMTDLPALLRARLKENFSEGYADTLKVLESDDGTKKYLFGFQDGCTVESVFMQKNYGNTICVSTQVGCRMGCAFCASGGNGLKRSLSAGEILAQIVAVNAAQGAGRNITNVVLMGMGEPLDNYGNVVKFLKLVNAPEGFGMGMRNISLSTCGLVPKMLAFAQEGLPVTLSVSLHAASDEKRRQIMLVAQRYSVKEIISAANNYFLKTGRRIIIEYAVIDGLNDGAEDVELLKQLLLGLNCHINLIPLNDNIGVTLKAPARRKVYAFCDMLEKAGLSATVRKSMGSDIAGACGQLKQQYISGQ, encoded by the coding sequence ATGAAAAATTTACTGGATTACAGTCTTACTGAATTGCAGGAATTATTGAAAGAATTCAATGAAAAGCCGTTTCGCTCAAAACAGGTCATGAGATGGCTGGCGCAGGGAAAGCGGTTTGACGAAATGACGGATCTGCCTGCTTTATTGCGCGCCAGACTGAAAGAAAATTTCAGCGAGGGGTACGCCGATACGCTCAAAGTTCTGGAGTCAGATGACGGAACGAAAAAATATCTCTTCGGGTTTCAGGACGGCTGCACGGTAGAAAGCGTTTTCATGCAAAAGAATTACGGCAATACGATTTGTGTTTCGACACAGGTCGGATGCAGGATGGGCTGCGCGTTTTGCGCGTCCGGCGGGAACGGGCTGAAAAGGAGTTTGAGTGCAGGAGAGATTCTTGCGCAGATTGTAGCAGTCAATGCGGCGCAAGGCGCAGGGCGCAATATCACCAACGTCGTGCTGATGGGGATGGGCGAACCTCTTGATAATTATGGGAATGTCGTAAAATTCCTGAAACTGGTCAATGCGCCCGAGGGCTTTGGCATGGGAATGCGGAATATTTCGCTCTCCACCTGTGGGTTGGTACCTAAAATGCTGGCCTTTGCGCAAGAGGGCCTGCCGGTTACGCTTTCTGTGTCACTGCATGCCGCAAGCGACGAAAAGCGCAGACAAATTATGCTTGTTGCGCAGCGCTATTCCGTCAAAGAAATCATAAGCGCGGCAAATAACTACTTTTTAAAAACAGGCAGACGTATTATAATAGAATACGCCGTGATAGACGGCTTGAATGACGGAGCGGAGGATGTGGAGCTTTTAAAGCAATTGCTTTTGGGGCTTAACTGCCACATCAATCTGATTCCGCTGAACGATAATATAGGCGTAACGCTAAAAGCTCCCGCCAGGAGAAAGGTGTATGCGTTCTGCGACATGCTTGAAAAGGCGGGTCTGTCCGCTACTGTGCGCAAGTCAATGGGGAGCGACATTGCGGGTGCCTGCGGACAGCTTAAACAGCAATATATATCCGGACAGTAA
- the rpoZ gene encoding DNA-directed RNA polymerase subunit omega, whose translation MIHLELNDLLKKVDCRYTLIVETAKRARQLIDGAQPLTEKVDPNPVSQAVNEVLNDKVTYIRVTDGIK comes from the coding sequence ATGATACATCTTGAATTGAATGATTTACTGAAAAAGGTTGATTGCAGGTATACGCTGATTGTGGAAACGGCGAAGCGGGCGCGCCAGTTGATAGACGGTGCGCAGCCCTTAACAGAGAAAGTCGATCCGAATCCGGTTTCGCAGGCCGTCAATGAAGTACTAAACGATAAAGTGACGTATATCAGGGTAACAGACGGTATCAAATAA